The genomic DNA GTGCGCCAGATCGTTGGCCGCGCGCCCGGAGAGGATGCGCAAACCGGCACCAACGCCCTGTTGGACGACCCCCGCTTTCTGACCGGTTTGCAAGAGGCCGGGCGACGAGGGTTAAGCTTTGATTTGCAACTGATCCCCGAACTCTACGAGAAAACCGCTCGTGTGTTGGCCAAAGCGCCAGACACGCAAGTTGCGCTTTGCCACGCTGGATCACCCCATGACCGCAGCACTGCGGGGTTGAATGAATGGGCCAAAAATCTGCGAACGCTGTCAGATTTGCCGCACGTGACCTGTAAACTCTCGGGTCTGGGCATGTTTGACCATCACTGGTCGACCCAAAGCATCCGCCCGATTGTCGAGACAGGCCTTGACCAATTCGGCGCGCACCGAACCATGTATGGTTCGAATTTTCCGGTCGACAGCCTGTACAGCGACTACGCAACCCTCATGAGGGCCTATGCGGAATTAATCCCGGAAGAGGCCAAGTCGGCAGTGTTTCGTGAAACAGCAAAGCGGTTTTATAAGCTCTGACGCCGAAGAACTGTGTAGGTTCATGCGAAACGGTCAGAAAACCGAGATCCCGCCTCAAGGACGCGCCGCGCTTTTTCGACGATCGGCAAGTCGATCATCTTGTTGTCGAGCGAAACGGCAC from Ruegeria sp. HKCCD4315 includes the following:
- a CDS encoding amidohydrolase → MTGWIDAHHHLWDLKAVHYPWLMAKGVERFFGDPSTIQRNYLLGEFNADAQAQGIRASVHIQVGAEDGMAEARWVQSVADANPNWPMAQVVFCDLTAPDLTDQLDAFQHLSTVRGVRQIVGRAPGEDAQTGTNALLDDPRFLTGLQEAGRRGLSFDLQLIPELYEKTARVLAKAPDTQVALCHAGSPHDRSTAGLNEWAKNLRTLSDLPHVTCKLSGLGMFDHHWSTQSIRPIVETGLDQFGAHRTMYGSNFPVDSLYSDYATLMRAYAELIPEEAKSAVFRETAKRFYKL